The Tistrella mobilis genome window below encodes:
- the pnp gene encoding polyribonucleotide nucleotidyltransferase, translating to MFTIYRKEVMWAGRKLTFETGRIARQADGAVLATYGETAVLATVVAAREPKPGVDFFPLTVNYQEKAFAAGKIPGGFFKREGRPNEKETLTSRLIDRPIRPMFADGYRNETQIICTVLSHDTENDPDIVSMVAASAALTISGVPFLGPIAGARVGYINGEYVLNPLRSQMGDTALDLVVAGTDEAVLMVESEAKELTEEVMLGAVMFGHEGFQPVIDAIIDLAEECAKDPWPLPENPAAKAVAARVDAVARPGLEEAYRQVVKQQRQLAVKAVKEKTVEALVAGEGLEPQLVSGAFKALEAKIVRGRILKEGVRIDGRDLKTVRPIVSEVGVLSRAHGSTLFTRGETQALVVTTLGTGQDEQIMDMLEGEYREHFLLHYNFPPYSVGEASPMRSPGRREIGHGKLAWRALRAVLPEKSAFPYTIRIVSEITESNGSSSMATVCGSSLSMMDAGVPLARPVAGIAMGLIKEDDGFAVLSDILGDEDHLGDMDFKVAGTEQGITALQMDIKITGITEEIMKVALGQARDGRLHILGRMAEALGGAREEVSSNAPRITTISIPKDKIREVIGTGGKVIREITEQTGAKVDIEDDGTIRVAAVDGKAMDAAINWIKGIVAEPEVGTIYTGKVVKVVEFGAFVNFIGTRDGLVHISELSAQRVNQVTDVINEGDEVKVKVLGIDDRGKVKLSMRVVDQATGEELPDTREPREPRGDREPRGDREPRGDREPRGDRDRGDRGDRPRKPRGPR from the coding sequence ATGTTTACGATCTATCGCAAGGAAGTCATGTGGGCGGGGCGCAAGCTCACCTTCGAGACCGGGCGCATCGCGCGCCAGGCCGACGGCGCCGTGCTCGCCACCTATGGCGAGACCGCCGTGCTGGCGACGGTGGTCGCCGCCCGCGAGCCGAAGCCCGGCGTCGACTTCTTTCCGCTGACGGTCAATTACCAGGAGAAGGCCTTCGCCGCGGGCAAGATCCCCGGCGGCTTCTTCAAGCGTGAGGGCCGCCCGAACGAGAAGGAGACGCTGACCTCGCGTCTCATCGACCGTCCGATCCGCCCGATGTTCGCCGACGGCTACCGCAACGAGACGCAGATCATCTGCACCGTGCTGAGCCACGACACCGAGAACGACCCCGACATCGTGTCGATGGTGGCCGCCTCTGCCGCCCTGACCATTTCGGGCGTGCCGTTCCTCGGCCCGATCGCCGGTGCGCGCGTCGGCTATATCAATGGCGAGTATGTGCTGAACCCGCTGCGCTCGCAGATGGGTGACACCGCCCTCGACCTGGTGGTCGCCGGTACCGACGAAGCCGTGCTGATGGTCGAATCCGAGGCCAAGGAACTGACCGAAGAGGTCATGCTGGGCGCGGTGATGTTCGGTCATGAAGGCTTCCAGCCGGTCATCGACGCGATCATCGACCTTGCCGAGGAATGCGCCAAGGATCCCTGGCCGCTGCCCGAGAACCCGGCCGCCAAGGCCGTGGCGGCCCGTGTCGACGCCGTGGCCCGTCCGGGCCTGGAAGAGGCCTATCGCCAGGTCGTGAAGCAGCAGCGCCAGCTGGCGGTCAAGGCGGTCAAGGAGAAGACCGTCGAGGCCCTGGTCGCCGGCGAGGGCCTTGAGCCCCAGCTGGTCTCGGGCGCGTTCAAGGCCCTCGAGGCCAAGATCGTGCGCGGCCGGATCCTGAAGGAAGGCGTGCGCATCGACGGCCGCGACCTGAAGACCGTCCGCCCGATCGTCTCGGAAGTGGGCGTGCTGTCGCGGGCCCACGGTTCGACGCTGTTCACCCGCGGCGAGACCCAGGCGCTGGTGGTCACCACGCTCGGCACCGGCCAGGACGAGCAGATCATGGACATGCTCGAGGGCGAGTACCGCGAGCACTTCCTGCTGCATTACAACTTCCCGCCCTATTCGGTGGGCGAGGCGAGCCCGATGCGCAGCCCCGGCCGTCGCGAGATCGGCCATGGCAAGCTGGCCTGGCGGGCCCTGCGCGCCGTGCTGCCCGAGAAGTCGGCCTTCCCCTACACGATCCGCATCGTGTCGGAGATCACCGAGTCGAACGGCTCGTCGTCGATGGCCACCGTCTGCGGCAGCTCGCTGTCGATGATGGATGCTGGTGTGCCGCTGGCGCGTCCGGTGGCCGGCATCGCCATGGGCCTGATCAAGGAAGATGACGGCTTCGCGGTGCTGAGCGACATCCTCGGCGACGAGGATCACCTGGGCGACATGGACTTCAAGGTGGCCGGCACCGAGCAGGGCATCACCGCCCTGCAGATGGACATCAAGATCACCGGCATCACCGAAGAGATCATGAAGGTGGCGCTGGGCCAGGCCCGCGACGGCCGCCTGCACATCCTGGGCCGCATGGCCGAGGCGCTGGGCGGTGCGCGCGAGGAGGTCAGCTCCAACGCGCCGCGGATCACGACCATCTCGATCCCCAAGGACAAGATCCGCGAAGTGATCGGCACCGGCGGCAAGGTGATCCGCGAGATCACCGAGCAGACCGGCGCCAAGGTCGACATCGAGGACGACGGCACCATCCGCGTCGCCGCGGTGGACGGCAAGGCCATGGACGCCGCGATCAACTGGATCAAGGGCATCGTGGCCGAACCCGAGGTCGGCACCATCTACACCGGCAAGGTGGTGAAGGTGGTCGAATTCGGCGCCTTCGTGAACTTCATCGGCACCCGTGACGGCCTGGTCCACATTTCGGAGCTGTCGGCCCAGCGCGTCAACCAGGTCACCGACGTGATCAACGAGGGTGACGAGGTGAAGGTCAAGGTGCTGGGCATCGACGACCGCGGCAAGGTGAAGCTCTCGATGCGCGTCGTCGATCAGGCGACCGGCGAAGAGCTGCCCGATACCCGTGAGCCGCGCGAACCCCGTGGTGATCGCGAGCCCCGCGGCGACCGCGAGCCGCGTGGCGACCGTGAGCCCCGTGGCGACCGGGATCGTGGCGACCGCGGCGACCGTCCGCGCAAGCCCCGCGGCCCGCGCTGA